Proteins encoded in a region of the Elaeis guineensis isolate ETL-2024a chromosome 7, EG11, whole genome shotgun sequence genome:
- the LOC105047909 gene encoding ATP synthase subunit d, mitochondrial — protein sequence MSGSGTKKVVEAAAKATKSIDWDGMAKLLVSEEARKEFVNLRRAFDDVNHTLQTKFSQEPEPIDWEYYRKGIGSRLVDMYKEAYEGIEIPKYVDTVTPEYKPKFDALLVELKEAEEKSVKESERLEKEIAEVQEMKKKISTMTADEYFEKHPELKKKFDDEIRNDYWGY from the exons atGAGCGGGAGCGGGACGAAGAAGGTGGTGGAGGCGGCAGCGAAGGCCACCAAGTCGATCGATTGGGACGGCATGGCGAAGCTCCTCGTCTCCGAGGAGGCCCGCAAGGAGTTCGTCAACCTCCGGCGCGCCTTCGACGACGTCAACCACACCCTCCAGACCAAGTTCAGCCAG GAGCCTGAACCCATTGACTGGGAATATTATAGAAAAGGAATCGGGTCTCGCTTGGTGGATATGTATAAAGAGGCTTATGAGG GCATAGAGATCCCCAAGTATGTTGACACTGTGACTCCAGAATATAAACCCAAGTTTGATGCTCTG TTGGTGGAGTTGAAAGAAGCTGAGGAGAAGTCTGTAAAGGAGTCAGAAAGGTTGGAGAAGGAAATTGCTGAGGTTCAAGAGATGAAG AAGAAGATTAGCACCATGACAGCAGACGAGTATTTCGAGAAGCACCCTGAGCTGAAGAAGAAGTTTGATGACGAAATCCGTAATGACTACTGGGGATATTGA